A stretch of DNA from Bacillus sp. FJAT-45350:
TCACAATTTAGAGAGGGAAGCTTAGTCTTTATTGAGGGGAAGCTTGACCAAAATGGACAGCAATCCTCTTTTGTAGTGGAGAAAGTAGCTGATTTAAAAAGCCTGACAATAAAACAAAGTAAAGTAAAAACTTATCTTAAAATAGAACAAAAGCATGAAGAGCAAGGAACGCTTTTACGAGTGAAAGAAGTACTACAAAAGTACCCAGGCGATGACGAGGTAATTCTATACTACGAAACGAAACAGCAAACAGTTCGTCTCTCTTCGAATTTCTCCATTACTAGTTGTGAAGAATGTATTTTAGAGCTTAAGGACATATTAGGTAAAAAAAATGTTGTGAACAAAATAATTTAAATATGTAAATCAATTTAATGTCTGTTATAATAGGGACACCTTTAAGTGGTCAGACCAATTTGTCGTCTGTAAGACTTGGAATGGAAAGAGAAGGAGAGTGAAGGAAATTGTCAACATTGAGAGAAGAAGCGTTACATATGCACCGAGTGAATAAAGGGAAACTAGAATCGAAATCTAAAGTACAGGTTCGTAATGGCAAAGACTTAAGCTTAGCCTATTCTCCCGGAGTAGCGGAACCTTGTAAAGAAATATTCGATAATGTTGAAGATGTTTATGAATATACAATGAAAGGGAACATGGTTGCTGTTGTAACAGATGGTACAGCTGTATTAGGTTTAGGAAACATCGGTCCTGAAGCGGCACTCCCAGTTATGGAAGGGAAGGCAGTACTATTTAAATCATTTGCAGGTGTAGATGCGTTCCCAATCTGTTTAAATACAAATGATGTAGATAAAATTGTTGAGACAGTTAAGCTACTTGAACCTACATTTGGTGGCGTTAATTTAGAAGATATTGCAGCGCCTAACTGCTTCGTAATAGAAGAAAGACTAAAGAAAGAAACAAATATCCCAATTTTTCATGACGACCAGCATGGTACAGCGATTGTTACACTTGCAGGATTAATTAATGCACTTAAGATTTCAGGAAAGTCACTTTCTGAAATTAAAGTAGTTGCTAATGGTGCAGGAGCAGCTGGTATTGCAATTATCAAGTTGTTACATCGTATGGGTGTACGTGATATTATCATGTGTGATTCTAAGGGTGCTATTTTCGAAGGACGTTCTTACGGAATGAATGATGTGAAAGCTGACGTGGCTACGTACACGAACCCTAAGCGCAAAGAAGGTTCATTAGCTGATGTTATCGTTGATACAGATGTATTTATCGGTGTATCTGTAGCTGGAGCGTTATCAAAAGAAATGGTTGAAACTATGAATGACAAACCAGTTATATTTGCTATGGCGAACCCTGATCCAGAAATAATGCCTGATGATGCGAAAGCAGCTGGCGCCCAGGTGATTGGAACAGGTCGCTCTGATTTCCCTAACCAAGTTAATAATGTGTTAGCGTTCCCTGGTATTTTCCGTGGTGCTCTAGACGTACGTGCGACTCATATTAACGAAGAGATGAAGGTAGCTGCTGTTTATGCAATTGCGAGCTTAGTATCTGATGATGAATTAAATGCTGATTATGTAATCCCAGCACCATTTGACTCTAGAGTAGCACCAGCTGTAGCAGCTGCAGTAGCAAAGGCTGCTATGGAAACTGGAGTGGCAAGAAGAAATGTAGATCCAGAAGAAGTGGCTGAAAAAACAAGAAGGTTGGCAATTATTGAGTAATAAAGTACAGCTGGAACATGAGGAGAGAAGGTGACGTACCTTATGTCAGAAAAGCCGTCTAAAATGTATATTGAAATTGTCAAAGAGATACGGTATATCATTCAAGCTGATAATTTAAAAAGTGGAGACAAGCTCCCATCTGAACGCGAACTTAGTGAACGCCTTCAGGTGGGGCGTTCTTCTGTTCGAGAAGCTCTTCGTGCGTTAGAGCTTCTCGATTTAATTGAAACTAGACGTGGTGAAGGTAC
This window harbors:
- a CDS encoding NAD(P)-dependent malic enzyme, whose protein sequence is MHRVNKGKLESKSKVQVRNGKDLSLAYSPGVAEPCKEIFDNVEDVYEYTMKGNMVAVVTDGTAVLGLGNIGPEAALPVMEGKAVLFKSFAGVDAFPICLNTNDVDKIVETVKLLEPTFGGVNLEDIAAPNCFVIEERLKKETNIPIFHDDQHGTAIVTLAGLINALKISGKSLSEIKVVANGAGAAGIAIIKLLHRMGVRDIIMCDSKGAIFEGRSYGMNDVKADVATYTNPKRKEGSLADVIVDTDVFIGVSVAGALSKEMVETMNDKPVIFAMANPDPEIMPDDAKAAGAQVIGTGRSDFPNQVNNVLAFPGIFRGALDVRATHINEEMKVAAVYAIASLVSDDELNADYVIPAPFDSRVAPAVAAAVAKAAMETGVARRNVDPEEVAEKTRRLAIIE